A genomic window from Micromonospora ferruginea includes:
- a CDS encoding polysaccharide deacetylase family protein, which yields MAVAAAAALLTAVTSGLAVTAAPSMAAACTGYVALTFDDGPTAGNTTTLINTLKAAGVRATFFNVGQNVQANPALAKAQRDAGMWVGNHSWTHPHMTQLSQAQMTSEISQTQQAIQQATGEAPKLFRPPYLESNATLRAVEAQFGLTEINADVDSQDWNNASTDQIVQNASRLQAGQSILMHDWPANTVAAIPRIVSNLSSRGLCAGMISPATGRAVAPDGGQPTTPPPTTAPPTTAPPSTPPPTTPPPSTPPPDPSGTCTATYRLVSSWTGGFQGEVTVSSTRAVSGWTVRMTLAGGQSISNVWNGVATGSTGAVSIRNAAYNGTLNAGGSTTFGFLANGSSSPAPSGITCAGS from the coding sequence ATGGCGGTGGCGGCCGCCGCCGCACTGCTGACGGCGGTGACCTCCGGACTGGCCGTCACGGCCGCGCCCTCGATGGCCGCCGCCTGCACCGGCTACGTGGCGCTGACCTTCGACGACGGGCCCACCGCCGGCAACACCACCACGCTGATCAACACCCTCAAAGCCGCCGGCGTACGGGCGACGTTCTTCAACGTCGGCCAGAACGTGCAGGCCAACCCGGCGCTCGCCAAGGCCCAGCGGGACGCCGGCATGTGGGTCGGCAACCACAGTTGGACGCACCCGCACATGACCCAGCTCAGCCAGGCGCAGATGACCTCGGAGATCTCCCAGACCCAGCAGGCGATCCAGCAGGCCACCGGCGAGGCGCCCAAGCTGTTCCGGCCGCCCTACCTCGAGTCCAACGCGACGCTGCGCGCGGTCGAGGCCCAGTTCGGGCTGACCGAGATCAACGCCGACGTGGACTCCCAGGACTGGAACAACGCCAGCACCGACCAGATCGTGCAGAACGCGAGCCGGCTCCAGGCCGGGCAGTCCATCCTGATGCACGACTGGCCGGCGAACACCGTCGCCGCCATCCCCCGGATCGTCAGCAACCTGTCGAGCCGTGGTCTCTGCGCCGGCATGATCTCCCCGGCCACCGGTCGGGCGGTCGCCCCGGACGGCGGCCAGCCCACGACTCCGCCGCCCACCACCGCACCGCCCACCACCGCACCGCCGAGCACGCCGCCGCCCACCACCCCGCCGCCGAGCACGCCTCCGCCGGATCCTTCCGGGACGTGCACCGCCACCTACCGGCTGGTCAGCAGTTGGACCGGCGGTTTCCAGGGTGAGGTGACCGTGAGCAGCACGCGGGCCGTCAGCGGCTGGACGGTCCGGATGACCCTGGCCGGCGGGCAGAGCATCAGCAACGTGTGGAACGGGGTGGCCACCGGCAGCACCGGCGCGGTCAGCATCCGCAACGCCGCCTACAACGGCACCCTCAACGCCGGCGGGTCGACGACCTTCGGCTTCCTCGCCAACGGCAGCAGCTCACCGGCCCCGAGCGGGATCACCTGCGCCGGCTCGTAA
- a CDS encoding helix-turn-helix transcriptional regulator, whose protein sequence is MSLEAIAALREPVRRTVYEYVAARAEPVTRNEVAEAVGIGRTLAAFHLDKLTDAGLLEAANAPRAGGPGAGRPAKVYRRSAAEHTVSVPPRDYRLLAGVLASAVERVGAEPAAYAAAAAQGAKLAGGDAVARLAELGYEPYQDGDRTVRLRNCPFDALAHSHPGLVCGLNLAMLEAVVGDGGHVVRLDPGPTGCCVAIHSKNNHR, encoded by the coding sequence ATGTCGCTGGAGGCCATCGCCGCGTTGCGGGAGCCGGTGCGCCGGACGGTCTACGAGTACGTCGCCGCGCGGGCCGAGCCGGTGACCCGCAACGAGGTGGCCGAGGCGGTCGGCATCGGCCGCACCCTGGCCGCCTTCCACCTGGACAAGCTGACCGACGCGGGGTTGCTGGAGGCGGCCAACGCGCCACGCGCCGGTGGGCCCGGGGCGGGGCGGCCGGCGAAGGTGTACCGCCGGTCGGCGGCGGAGCACACGGTGTCGGTGCCGCCGCGCGACTACCGGCTGCTGGCCGGGGTGCTGGCGAGCGCGGTGGAGCGGGTCGGCGCGGAGCCGGCGGCGTACGCCGCCGCCGCCGCGCAGGGCGCGAAGCTCGCCGGCGGGGACGCGGTCGCGCGGCTGGCGGAGCTGGGCTACGAGCCGTACCAGGACGGCGACCGGACGGTCCGGCTGCGCAACTGCCCGTTCGACGCGCTGGCGCACTCGCACCCCGGGCTGGTCTGCGGGCTGAACCTGGCGATGCTCGAGGCGGTGGTGGGCGACGGCGGCCACGTGGTGCGTCTCGACCCGGGTCCGACCGGTTGCTGCGTGGCGATCCATTCTAAAAACAATCATCGTTGA
- a CDS encoding helix-turn-helix domain-containing protein has protein sequence MNGVVTHHGGGSRRGTGRRRYRLAQRRKAVGLSQEHLAEILGVDRSTVVRWERAETDPQPWHRPHLATALRVSVEELADLLADAAQPPPSPDERLDHALRRPGHVDLITVGHLREQVRQLDERYDRTPSALLLAEASQVHGQVGVLRQHAAGPVRRDLAATLAESATLLGQLVWDATQRHDHAASAAYFDQAIDAAKEAGDPVAQANALLRKSYLALYGVKRPTAAIVLTAQAASVSDSHVLTGLAHLHRAEAHAMLGQARDCSEALGSAEEQFATMDTQDPASALYCPSHQARLAGSCWLSLDRPADAIASLRTAHQLIAERRKSTAVVLGNLALACIRHRDLDMAIYYLHQAIDVIEQTRAGGGLNLAFTAARQLRPWRDRSAVQDAKDRLHCLMTP, from the coding sequence ATGAATGGGGTGGTGACGCACCACGGCGGAGGCAGCCGGCGCGGAACCGGTCGGCGCCGGTATCGACTGGCGCAGCGCCGCAAAGCGGTCGGCCTCAGTCAGGAGCACCTGGCCGAGATCCTCGGCGTGGATCGCTCCACCGTCGTCCGGTGGGAGCGGGCCGAGACCGATCCCCAGCCCTGGCACCGTCCCCATCTGGCCACTGCCCTCAGGGTGTCCGTCGAGGAACTGGCGGATCTGTTGGCCGATGCTGCCCAGCCGCCCCCGTCGCCCGACGAGCGTCTCGACCACGCGCTTCGCCGGCCGGGCCACGTGGACCTGATCACCGTCGGTCACCTGCGGGAGCAGGTGCGGCAGCTCGATGAGCGGTACGACCGGACGCCTTCCGCGCTCCTCCTCGCCGAGGCCTCGCAGGTGCACGGCCAGGTGGGCGTCCTTCGCCAACACGCCGCCGGTCCGGTCCGGCGCGACCTGGCTGCGACGCTCGCCGAGTCAGCCACGCTCCTGGGCCAACTCGTCTGGGACGCCACCCAGCGACACGACCACGCCGCCAGTGCCGCGTACTTCGACCAGGCGATCGACGCCGCGAAGGAAGCCGGCGACCCGGTCGCTCAGGCCAACGCGCTGCTCCGCAAGAGCTACCTCGCGCTCTACGGCGTGAAACGACCAACCGCTGCCATCGTGTTGACCGCGCAAGCCGCCTCGGTGAGCGACAGCCACGTGCTCACCGGCCTCGCCCATCTGCACCGCGCCGAGGCACATGCGATGCTCGGCCAGGCACGAGACTGTTCCGAGGCTCTGGGCAGCGCCGAGGAGCAGTTCGCCACCATGGATACGCAGGATCCGGCCTCCGCTCTGTACTGCCCCAGCCACCAGGCGCGGCTCGCGGGCTCCTGCTGGCTGTCATTGGACAGGCCGGCCGACGCGATCGCGTCGTTGAGGACCGCCCACCAGCTCATCGCCGAGCGCCGCAAGTCGACGGCCGTCGTCCTCGGCAATCTCGCCCTCGCCTGCATCCGGCACCGCGACCTCGACATGGCCATCTACTACCTGCATCAGGCCATCGACGTCATCGAGCAAACCCGGGCCGGAGGTGGCCTCAATCTCGCCTTCACCGCAGCCCGCCAACTGCGTCCGTGGCGGGACCGATCCGCGGTCCAGGACGCGAAGGATCGACTTCACTGCCTCATGACCCCGTAG
- a CDS encoding cellulose binding domain-containing protein codes for MRLTRTRLRSAAAVLTAAAVAVAAALTSAVSAQAAAGCRVTYTVTSQWPGGFGANVDVSNLGDPLNGWRLTWSFTAGQVVGQAWNGTATQSAGRVTVTNASWNGGLGTGATAQFGFSGSWNNTSNPAPIDFALNGVPCTGRPAPTTTAPPPTSAPPTSPPSTSPPPTGGPPPTTPPPASDVLAQTHTVGRVRPAGNSVQYTWPGTYFEGRFRGTGVGIVLNDSQNDYAVQVDGTTVATLVTPGQTTYWVRNLSDADHTVRLVKRTESPWAAGEFGGLVAAPGGAILAKPAARSRQIEFIGDSWTAGYGNMSTTRDCSGNGGVTRNSNADVTFGALTAQSLNADHQLIAWSGLGMVRNYNGGGTDNFRTYYETDLQALWNSTVWQNPGTWKPQVVVVGLGINDFSTALNAGERWSTPEQLAADFRSAYLGFLDKLRARYGPNTFIVLTYPDLGNTPLAASVQQVVRTRADAGDTRIRSLYYDDNALGLDKLGCDWHPSRRDDQLLAGALTRFIGTLPLTW; via the coding sequence ATGCGACTCACGCGTACCCGGCTCCGGTCGGCGGCGGCGGTGCTCACCGCCGCCGCCGTCGCCGTGGCCGCCGCACTCACCTCCGCCGTCTCCGCGCAGGCCGCCGCCGGCTGCCGGGTCACCTACACGGTGACCAGCCAGTGGCCCGGCGGCTTCGGCGCGAACGTCGACGTCAGCAACCTCGGCGACCCGCTGAACGGCTGGCGGTTGACCTGGTCGTTCACCGCCGGGCAGGTGGTCGGGCAGGCGTGGAACGGCACGGCGACCCAGTCCGCCGGCCGGGTCACCGTCACCAACGCGAGCTGGAACGGCGGCCTCGGCACCGGCGCCACCGCCCAGTTCGGGTTCAGCGGCTCGTGGAACAACACGTCGAACCCGGCGCCCATCGACTTCGCGCTCAACGGCGTGCCGTGCACCGGCCGCCCGGCCCCCACCACGACCGCGCCACCACCGACCAGCGCACCGCCCACCAGCCCGCCATCGACCAGCCCGCCACCGACCGGCGGGCCGCCGCCGACCACCCCGCCGCCGGCCTCCGACGTGCTGGCGCAGACGCACACCGTGGGGCGGGTGCGGCCGGCGGGCAACAGCGTCCAGTACACCTGGCCCGGCACCTACTTCGAGGGCCGGTTCCGCGGGACCGGCGTCGGGATCGTCCTCAACGACAGCCAGAACGACTACGCCGTGCAGGTCGACGGCACGACGGTCGCCACCCTGGTCACCCCCGGCCAGACCACCTACTGGGTCCGCAACCTTTCCGACGCCGACCACACCGTACGGCTGGTCAAACGCACCGAGAGCCCGTGGGCGGCGGGCGAGTTCGGCGGGCTCGTCGCCGCCCCCGGCGGCGCGATCCTGGCCAAGCCGGCCGCCCGCAGCCGGCAGATCGAGTTCATCGGCGACTCCTGGACGGCCGGCTACGGCAACATGTCGACGACCCGCGACTGCTCCGGCAACGGCGGCGTCACCCGCAACTCCAACGCCGACGTCACCTTCGGCGCCCTGACCGCGCAGAGCCTGAACGCCGACCACCAGCTCATCGCCTGGTCCGGCCTGGGCATGGTGCGCAACTACAACGGCGGAGGCACGGACAACTTCCGCACCTACTACGAGACCGATCTCCAGGCACTGTGGAACAGCACGGTGTGGCAGAACCCGGGCACCTGGAAGCCGCAGGTGGTCGTCGTCGGCCTGGGCATCAACGACTTCTCCACCGCGCTCAACGCCGGCGAGCGGTGGAGCACGCCCGAGCAACTCGCCGCCGACTTCCGGAGCGCCTATCTGGGCTTCCTCGACAAGCTGCGCGCCCGGTACGGCCCGAACACGTTCATCGTGCTCACCTACCCGGACCTCGGCAACACCCCGCTGGCCGCCTCGGTCCAGCAGGTCGTCCGGACCCGCGCCGACGCGGGTGACACCCGCATCCGCTCGCTCTACTACGACGACAACGCCCTGGGCCTGGACAAGCTCGGCTGCGACTGGCACCCGTCCCGGCGGGACGACCAACTGCTCGCCGGCGCGCTCACCCGGTTCATCGGCACCCTCCCGCTGACCTGGTGA
- a CDS encoding NUDIX hydrolase — translation MREIVRRSVRAILLDEEGRLVLIKRVKPGQAPYWTTPGGGLESTDVSLEAALRRELHEELGAEADQFAQVFLFTAPAGEGVSVQHFFACRLLQMQEDARTGPEFADPSRGDYQLDRVTIDKLPAVDLKPDALKEFIAANEEALLSL, via the coding sequence GTGCGTGAGATCGTGCGCAGGTCGGTGCGGGCCATCCTTCTTGACGAAGAAGGTCGTTTGGTGCTGATCAAGCGGGTCAAGCCCGGCCAGGCGCCGTACTGGACGACGCCGGGGGGTGGCCTGGAGTCGACGGATGTCTCCCTGGAGGCCGCACTCCGCCGCGAGTTGCACGAGGAGCTCGGCGCTGAGGCGGATCAGTTTGCCCAGGTGTTCCTGTTCACCGCTCCCGCCGGCGAGGGCGTGTCCGTCCAGCACTTCTTCGCCTGCCGGCTGCTCCAGATGCAGGAGGACGCCCGCACCGGGCCCGAGTTCGCTGATCCCTCGCGTGGCGATTACCAGCTCGACAGGGTGACGATCGACAAGCTGCCTGCCGTGGATCTCAAGCCTGATGCACTGAAGGAGTTCATCGCGGCCAACGAGGAGGCGCTGCTCTCGCTGTAG
- a CDS encoding histidine phosphatase family protein — translation MRHGTCLDGLCRPHAHARPETPLTTRGIAEVVSTARRLLRGDSKPHVILTSPLPRATTSARILAEILGAPIAPPDQLYAEWRAPHCVLGLSPDDYPSEYREWQSERLRDPDSALTGGESLTALRQRATEAVSRAHEAAQEGEVLIVSHRVFIGAVAATLDGARSPQEIFRSARDFELAPAMLWPACSTARAAPPRWPR, via the coding sequence ATGCGCCACGGCACCTGCCTCGACGGGCTCTGCCGCCCCCATGCCCACGCCCGACCGGAAACGCCGCTGACAACGCGGGGGATCGCCGAAGTCGTCAGCACAGCCCGTCGACTGCTCCGGGGAGACTCCAAGCCGCACGTGATCCTCACCAGCCCGCTCCCACGGGCAACGACAAGTGCTCGCATCCTGGCCGAGATCCTTGGCGCACCGATCGCACCGCCAGATCAGCTCTACGCCGAATGGCGCGCCCCCCACTGCGTGCTCGGCCTGAGTCCCGACGATTATCCGAGCGAGTACCGGGAGTGGCAGAGCGAGCGCCTTCGTGATCCAGATTCGGCTCTGACCGGTGGGGAGAGCCTGACCGCGTTACGGCAGCGAGCGACGGAAGCCGTATCGCGCGCCCACGAAGCCGCCCAGGAGGGCGAAGTGCTGATCGTGTCGCACCGAGTCTTCATCGGCGCCGTGGCCGCCACCCTGGACGGCGCCCGAAGCCCGCAAGAAATCTTCCGATCAGCTCGGGACTTCGAACTCGCCCCAGCGATGCTGTGGCCAGCTTGCTCTACAGCGAGAGCAGCGCCTCCTCGTTGGCCGCGATGA
- a CDS encoding SDR family NAD(P)-dependent oxidoreductase encodes MNREVAIVTGAGSGIGAAIAARLALDFDLVLTHLGEDEALGEVIEVVRQRGAHASTVLGDLTLPATQEAFQSAVDTTADRLVALVSNAGAYPRIPWHELDLNAFRSQLELNLVTHAACIRAVTPTMIANGSGRIVAVSSVLTQLGRVELTGYIAAKNGLEGLVRALARELGPYNITINTVRPGSIEVPAEHAVVNDHAAMVRRQLDRQCIKRRGQPTDVAAAVAFLLSPATGFITGQALNVDGGWHLS; translated from the coding sequence ATGAATCGTGAGGTAGCGATCGTGACCGGGGCTGGTAGCGGCATCGGGGCCGCGATCGCCGCTCGTCTCGCCCTTGATTTCGACCTCGTCCTCACACACCTCGGGGAAGATGAGGCCCTTGGGGAGGTGATCGAGGTAGTCCGGCAGCGCGGGGCGCACGCCAGCACCGTCCTCGGCGATCTGACCCTGCCCGCCACTCAGGAGGCGTTCCAATCAGCGGTAGACACCACCGCCGACAGACTCGTTGCCCTGGTGAGCAATGCCGGCGCCTATCCCCGAATCCCCTGGCACGAGCTGGACCTGAACGCATTCCGCAGTCAACTCGAACTCAACCTGGTCACCCACGCCGCATGCATCCGCGCCGTCACGCCCACCATGATCGCGAACGGCAGCGGCCGGATCGTGGCCGTCTCCTCGGTCTTGACCCAACTCGGCCGCGTCGAGTTGACCGGCTACATCGCAGCGAAGAACGGGCTCGAAGGCCTCGTCCGCGCGCTGGCCCGCGAACTCGGCCCGTACAACATCACCATCAACACGGTGCGCCCAGGCTCGATCGAAGTCCCCGCCGAGCACGCCGTCGTCAACGACCACGCCGCCATGGTGCGACGCCAACTCGACCGGCAGTGCATCAAGCGTCGCGGCCAACCCACCGATGTGGCCGCCGCCGTCGCGTTCCTGCTCTCCCCCGCCACCGGGTTCATTACTGGCCAGGCGCTCAACGTCGACGGCGGCTGGCACCTGTCGTGA
- a CDS encoding MarR family transcriptional regulator, giving the protein MAGDGELTPRRWRILSFLALHGSATTSDIAVVAGVPRLTAHRDLTWLHIAGLVGRERSAEDRAHAWWYRITGEGTELLGRDLISSGRPVPLHLGQRHWRGAHYLLFLPLLEASRQDPGRCGLFQWLTTLDTSVWLRERGLAHLRADGYGVWLEDGRCVRFLVHVDAGPVGGAIAERERATAGLDAVLAGYRRSDPVVPVGVVLVIARDEAREVNLLDDLVSRPLRAPIAVTTVELLQRCWPHEQVWRMPAVGTDRHRLIDLPLPPGLSR; this is encoded by the coding sequence GTGGCTGGTGATGGTGAGCTGACTCCTCGGCGGTGGCGGATCCTGTCGTTTCTGGCATTGCACGGCTCCGCTACTACGAGCGATATCGCGGTGGTGGCGGGGGTGCCGCGGTTGACGGCGCACCGGGACCTCACCTGGCTGCACATTGCTGGGCTGGTGGGCCGGGAGCGTTCGGCGGAGGACCGGGCGCATGCCTGGTGGTATCGGATCACGGGGGAGGGCACCGAGCTGCTTGGCCGTGACCTCATCTCGTCGGGACGGCCGGTGCCGTTGCATCTGGGCCAGCGGCATTGGCGTGGGGCGCACTACCTGCTGTTTCTACCGCTGTTGGAGGCATCACGACAAGACCCGGGCCGGTGTGGGTTGTTCCAGTGGCTGACGACATTGGACACGTCGGTGTGGCTGCGTGAGCGGGGCCTGGCGCATCTACGCGCTGACGGATACGGCGTGTGGCTGGAGGACGGCCGCTGTGTGCGGTTCCTGGTACACGTCGACGCCGGGCCGGTCGGTGGTGCCATTGCCGAACGCGAGCGGGCGACTGCCGGTCTCGACGCTGTTCTGGCCGGCTACCGGCGTAGCGACCCGGTCGTGCCGGTAGGTGTGGTGCTGGTCATTGCCCGGGACGAGGCCCGGGAGGTCAACCTGCTGGATGATCTGGTGAGCCGGCCGCTGCGGGCGCCAATCGCGGTCACTACCGTCGAACTGCTGCAACGGTGTTGGCCGCACGAGCAGGTGTGGAGGATGCCGGCGGTTGGTACCGACCGTCACCGGTTGATCGACCTTCCACTTCCGCCGGGGCTATCCCGATGA
- a CDS encoding VWD domain-containing protein: MTWTLRSVTGLAVLLTALAASAASAVAAPADDGLGLALRPGQADYRTGDQVRLDLTVTNSTGSACALATGAVGTAQITGVRRDGRDLTPVLARSFHDDGITAASGAGLTTVEPGATATVALTGIRLHDGDGPGELVLRSVAATPDGGGLDTLWPVGTPGRYEVTAGYVTLPVTGATNLCLGATALRTTTFTVGDGGAPARRWLWAAAGGALLLVLLLAALVVLLRSRRRPTAAAVALLLVAAGALVGGARPARADYSVDPTGGVPVSGVDFQAAVDGCLKGFAEAGGDPSGLLPRLRDKNSPKVRIVPTPGGSGAFETPESADGKGSSTVTWNPTSTDAYEDGVARDPCAALYHELNHADDISRDKVPPGQCGSTGIPTAEVKATLAENRYRAAKGLPPRTQYKGNPLPKSLDECKKPPKKTPPPKGPVKLCENGADCGGSNGDPHLVTFDRVAYDFQAVGEFTLVAATGGDPLEVQVRQAPMAGTRTASVNSAVAFRVGAHRVALTLTGGATWVHVDGAPLAAPPERTDLAGGGTLTRRPSDTGATDGYDVTWPDGSAAAVDQIGRYGYRVLVRLADARAGKVRGLLGDFDGDPGDDIAPPTGPALAQPAPFATLYPAYADSWRITADRSLLHYDDGEDTGTFTDRSFPEREVTAGDLDPARRAAAEQICRWAGITAPGPLAECVFDVAVSGRPEFAVAGATTERIAPPTGAPITAVPVATASLTPGGEPLTFPGRAGDAVFVDVTAPGIADRCSPYQLADPDGREIAGGCNINGAGYVDRVDLTTTGTYTLRVAAAPGDTGRAAVRVYAAKDSGGTLEPNGATVTASIAQPGARARYRFTGRKGERVFVDVPQSTLTDQCSPLELRDAEEKVLGSGCVINGVGEVDGTVLPADGTYTVVVDPVERGTGTAALRLVTSRDRDATITVGGPPVVADVDRPGAVTGYRFTAAAGTSVTVTATAATLPDQCGVLALRAPDGSTLTTGCVINGSGGITATTLPAAGVYTLLVDPSGTATGQVTLAVR, encoded by the coding sequence ATGACGTGGACGCTGCGCTCGGTGACCGGGCTGGCCGTACTGCTGACGGCCCTGGCGGCGTCGGCGGCGAGCGCCGTCGCGGCGCCCGCCGACGACGGCCTCGGCCTGGCGCTGCGCCCCGGGCAGGCGGACTACCGCACCGGCGACCAGGTCCGCCTGGACCTCACGGTCACCAACTCCACCGGCTCGGCGTGCGCGCTGGCCACGGGCGCCGTCGGCACCGCCCAGATCACCGGGGTACGCCGGGACGGGCGCGACCTCACGCCGGTGCTCGCCCGCAGCTTCCACGACGACGGGATCACCGCCGCGTCCGGTGCCGGCCTGACCACCGTCGAACCCGGCGCGACCGCGACCGTGGCACTGACCGGCATCCGGCTGCACGACGGCGACGGCCCCGGTGAACTGGTGCTCCGCTCGGTGGCCGCGACACCGGACGGCGGCGGTCTGGACACGCTCTGGCCGGTCGGCACCCCCGGCCGGTACGAGGTCACCGCCGGCTACGTGACACTGCCGGTCACCGGCGCGACGAACCTGTGCCTGGGCGCGACGGCGCTGCGGACCACCACGTTCACGGTCGGCGACGGCGGCGCGCCCGCCCGCCGCTGGCTGTGGGCGGCCGCCGGAGGGGCACTGCTGCTGGTGCTGCTCCTGGCCGCGCTGGTGGTCCTGCTGCGGTCGCGCCGCCGGCCGACCGCCGCCGCGGTGGCCCTGCTGCTGGTGGCCGCCGGCGCGCTGGTCGGCGGTGCCCGGCCGGCCCGGGCGGACTACTCGGTCGACCCGACCGGGGGCGTGCCGGTCAGCGGCGTCGACTTCCAGGCCGCGGTCGACGGCTGTCTCAAGGGGTTCGCCGAGGCGGGCGGCGACCCGTCCGGCCTGCTGCCCCGGCTCAGGGACAAGAATTCCCCGAAGGTGCGGATCGTGCCCACCCCGGGCGGCTCGGGCGCGTTCGAGACGCCGGAGAGCGCCGACGGCAAAGGCTCGTCCACGGTCACCTGGAACCCCACCTCCACCGACGCGTACGAGGACGGGGTGGCCCGCGATCCGTGCGCCGCGCTCTACCACGAGCTGAACCACGCCGACGACATCTCCCGCGACAAGGTCCCGCCGGGACAGTGCGGGAGCACCGGCATCCCCACCGCCGAGGTGAAGGCGACGCTCGCGGAGAACCGCTACCGGGCCGCGAAGGGCCTGCCACCGCGCACCCAGTACAAGGGAAACCCGCTGCCGAAGAGCCTCGACGAGTGCAAGAAGCCGCCGAAGAAGACGCCCCCGCCGAAGGGGCCGGTGAAACTCTGCGAGAACGGCGCCGACTGCGGCGGCAGCAACGGCGACCCGCATCTGGTCACGTTCGACCGGGTCGCCTACGACTTCCAGGCCGTCGGCGAGTTCACGCTCGTCGCCGCCACCGGCGGCGACCCGCTGGAGGTGCAGGTCCGGCAGGCCCCGATGGCCGGCACCCGCACCGCCTCGGTCAACTCGGCGGTCGCGTTCCGCGTCGGCGCCCACCGCGTCGCGCTCACCCTCACCGGTGGCGCCACCTGGGTGCACGTCGACGGCGCGCCGCTCGCCGCGCCGCCGGAACGCACCGACCTGGCCGGCGGCGGCACCCTCACCCGCCGCCCCTCCGACACCGGCGCGACCGACGGGTACGACGTGACGTGGCCGGACGGCTCCGCCGCCGCGGTCGACCAGATCGGCCGCTACGGCTACCGGGTGCTCGTCCGGCTCGCCGACGCCCGGGCCGGCAAGGTGCGCGGCCTGCTCGGCGACTTCGACGGCGACCCGGGTGACGACATCGCGCCCCCCACCGGCCCCGCCCTGGCCCAGCCGGCGCCCTTCGCCACGCTCTACCCGGCGTACGCGGACAGTTGGCGGATCACCGCGGACCGCTCGCTGCTGCACTACGACGACGGGGAGGACACCGGCACCTTCACCGACCGGAGCTTCCCCGAGCGGGAGGTGACCGCCGGCGACCTCGACCCGGCCCGGCGTGCCGCCGCCGAACAGATCTGCCGGTGGGCCGGCATCACCGCGCCCGGGCCGCTCGCCGAGTGCGTCTTCGACGTCGCCGTCAGCGGCCGTCCCGAGTTCGCCGTCGCCGGCGCGACCACCGAACGGATCGCCCCGCCCACCGGCGCGCCGATCACCGCCGTGCCGGTCGCCACCGCCAGCCTCACCCCGGGCGGCGAGCCGCTGACGTTCCCCGGCCGCGCCGGTGACGCCGTCTTCGTCGACGTCACCGCGCCCGGCATCGCCGACCGCTGCTCGCCGTACCAGCTCGCCGACCCGGACGGGCGGGAGATCGCCGGCGGCTGCAACATCAACGGCGCCGGCTACGTCGACCGCGTCGACCTCACCACCACCGGCACGTACACGCTGCGCGTCGCCGCCGCGCCCGGCGACACCGGCCGCGCCGCCGTGCGCGTCTACGCCGCCAAGGACAGCGGCGGCACCCTGGAACCGAACGGCGCGACCGTGACCGCGTCGATCGCGCAACCCGGCGCCCGGGCGCGCTACCGGTTCACCGGCCGCAAGGGCGAACGGGTCTTCGTCGACGTGCCGCAGAGCACGCTGACCGACCAGTGCTCCCCGCTGGAGCTGCGCGACGCCGAGGAGAAGGTGCTGGGCAGCGGCTGCGTGATCAACGGCGTCGGCGAGGTCGACGGCACGGTCCTGCCCGCCGACGGGACGTACACCGTGGTGGTCGACCCGGTGGAACGCGGCACCGGCACGGCCGCGCTGCGGCTGGTCACCAGCCGGGACCGCGACGCGACGATCACCGTCGGCGGCCCGCCGGTGGTCGCGGACGTCGACCGGCCCGGCGCGGTCACCGGCTACCGGTTCACCGCCGCCGCCGGCACGTCGGTGACCGTGACCGCGACCGCCGCGACGCTGCCCGACCAGTGCGGCGTGCTGGCGCTGCGCGCGCCGGACGGCAGCACGCTCACCACCGGCTGCGTGATCAACGGGAGCGGCGGGATCACCGCGACCACGCTGCCGGCGGCCGGCGTCTACACGCTGCTGGTCGACCCGTCGGGGACGGCGACCGGGCAGGTCACGCTGGCCGTGCGATGA
- a CDS encoding DUF3291 domain-containing protein: MSDHHLAQLNIARLRAPIDSPDLADFVARLPEIHDLAERSPGYVWRLQDDSGDATAFRPFEPDVIVNLTVWESVESLRAFVYRTAHLEPMRRRREWFVPLDAEHLVLWWIPAGTLPSIEEAAGKLAALRRSGPSAEAFTLREPFPASIDDRRSETT; the protein is encoded by the coding sequence ATGAGCGACCATCACCTCGCGCAACTGAACATCGCCCGGCTGCGCGCCCCGATCGACAGCCCCGACCTCGCCGACTTCGTCGCCCGCCTGCCCGAGATCCACGACCTCGCCGAACGCTCCCCCGGCTACGTCTGGCGCCTCCAGGACGACTCCGGCGACGCGACCGCGTTCCGGCCGTTCGAGCCGGACGTCATCGTGAACCTGACCGTCTGGGAGTCGGTCGAGTCGTTGCGCGCCTTCGTCTACCGGACCGCGCACCTGGAGCCGATGCGCCGACGGCGGGAGTGGTTCGTCCCGCTCGACGCCGAGCACCTGGTGCTGTGGTGGATCCCCGCCGGCACGCTGCCGTCCATCGAGGAGGCGGCCGGCAAGCTGGCGGCGTTGCGGCGCAGCGGGCCGTCGGCCGAGGCGTTCACGCTGCGCGAACCGTTCCCCGCATCGATTGACGATCGTCGAAGTGAGACGACATAA